Proteins encoded within one genomic window of Embleya scabrispora:
- a CDS encoding MFS transporter, protein MSTFSTPTPPRAAAGRRRLGWTLALLALAQLIYALDLNIVFVALPEIGDDLGFPGQTQQLVVSAYVVFAGGFLLVGGRAADLLGRRRTFVAALLVYALSSLAGGLAPDSGTIIVARAIQGIGGALLLPATLSLINTLFEEGPKRNRALAVWGGAGASGLTIGALLGGVLTEHFGWPAVFFVNVPLAALAALAALFVIPRDPARGVRRRFDLPGALGVTGGSTLLVAALVEGPELGWGDPLVIGAFVLAVLLLAVFAAVEARTRDPLMPFRLFRNRSLTVGMGITFIYMATFGVLPYFLTVLLQSVHGYSALETGLAFLIPSVAIAAGTQLGERLATRFGNRRTLIIGFVIGVIGTAALAVGFDEGAGYGLLVPGLVVSGIGQGIVWTAMWIAAATGTAPAEQGVANGIASTTLNLGNAIGLAAFTAIADIGTDGKNGAALRIATADGEFVVVLLTAAGMAIGLLATLALRRHSITTTPIAARPALEDETGKFPSVR, encoded by the coding sequence ATGTCCACTTTCTCCACGCCGACACCGCCGAGGGCGGCCGCCGGCCGGCGACGCCTCGGCTGGACGCTGGCGTTGTTGGCCCTCGCACAGTTGATCTACGCCCTCGACCTCAACATCGTGTTCGTCGCGTTGCCCGAGATCGGCGATGATCTCGGCTTCCCCGGCCAGACCCAGCAGTTGGTGGTCAGCGCGTACGTCGTCTTCGCCGGTGGCTTCCTGCTGGTCGGCGGGCGCGCCGCGGACCTGCTCGGCCGACGCCGAACCTTCGTGGCGGCCCTGCTCGTCTACGCGCTGTCCTCGCTGGCGGGCGGCCTCGCGCCCGACTCCGGCACGATCATCGTGGCGCGCGCGATTCAGGGCATCGGCGGCGCGCTGCTGCTGCCGGCCACCCTGTCCCTGATCAACACCCTGTTCGAGGAGGGCCCGAAGCGCAATCGAGCCCTGGCGGTCTGGGGCGGCGCGGGCGCGAGCGGGCTGACCATCGGCGCCCTTCTCGGCGGCGTGCTGACCGAGCACTTCGGCTGGCCCGCGGTGTTCTTCGTCAACGTCCCCCTCGCCGCACTGGCCGCGCTCGCGGCGCTGTTCGTCATTCCCCGCGATCCGGCCCGGGGCGTCCGCCGTCGGTTCGACCTGCCCGGCGCGCTCGGCGTCACCGGCGGCTCCACCCTCCTGGTCGCCGCCCTGGTCGAGGGGCCCGAACTGGGCTGGGGCGACCCGTTGGTGATCGGCGCGTTCGTCCTGGCCGTGCTGCTGCTCGCGGTGTTCGCCGCCGTCGAGGCGCGCACGCGGGACCCGCTGATGCCGTTCCGGTTGTTCCGCAATCGCAGCCTCACCGTCGGGATGGGCATCACGTTCATCTACATGGCCACTTTCGGTGTACTGCCGTACTTCCTCACCGTGTTGTTGCAAAGCGTGCACGGCTACAGCGCGCTGGAGACCGGGCTCGCCTTCCTGATCCCCTCGGTCGCCATCGCCGCCGGCACCCAACTCGGCGAGCGCCTGGCCACCCGGTTCGGCAATCGCCGCACGCTGATCATCGGCTTCGTGATCGGCGTGATCGGTACCGCCGCACTGGCCGTCGGCTTCGACGAGGGCGCCGGCTACGGCCTGCTCGTACCCGGACTCGTGGTCTCCGGCATCGGGCAGGGCATCGTCTGGACCGCCATGTGGATCGCGGCGGCCACCGGGACCGCACCCGCCGAGCAGGGCGTCGCCAACGGGATCGCCTCCACCACCCTCAACCTCGGCAACGCGATCGGCCTCGCAGCGTTCACCGCGATCGCCGACATCGGCACCGACGGAAAGAACGGCGCCGCACTGCGAATCGCCACCGCCGACGGCGAGTTCGTGGTCGTCCTGCTCACCGCCGCGGGCATGGCCATCGGCCTCCTGGCCACCCTGGCGCTACGCCGCCACTCCATCACCACGACCCCCATCGCAGCCCGTCCGGCGCTTGAGGACGAAACCGGAAAGTTCCCGAGTGTCCGCTGA
- a CDS encoding ArsR/SmtB family transcription factor, with protein sequence MSYRHPNRDQIRIESVLSALGNPLRLGAVRVLDAGGEHNCGSVLAVLGVTAKSTMTHHWRVLRDSGVITQEPSGRENLLSLRRADLDARYPGLLDAILSGARTDADG encoded by the coding sequence ATGAGTTACCGTCACCCCAACCGCGATCAGATCCGGATCGAGAGCGTCCTGTCGGCGCTCGGCAACCCGCTGCGGCTCGGCGCGGTTCGGGTGCTCGACGCGGGCGGGGAACACAACTGCGGCAGCGTGCTCGCTGTGCTGGGCGTGACCGCGAAGTCGACCATGACGCACCACTGGCGTGTGTTGCGGGACAGCGGCGTGATCACTCAGGAGCCCTCCGGTCGGGAGAACCTGCTCTCGCTGCGCCGCGCCGACCTCGACGCCCGCTACCCGGGCCTGCTCGACGCGATCCTGAGCGGCGCCCGCACCGACGCCGACGGCTGA
- a CDS encoding nitrilase-related carbon-nitrogen hydrolase, giving the protein MSALDSTTTPPTVGPDTPSPLLSRGRRILLAATTALLSAALFRFGTGLEPLPWLTWLAPLPVLLLAPRIGARWCATVAFAAWLGGETGVWTYYRDEDKLMMPLPAALGILVGTAAIFALVVLLVRRLLLRRRFALAASALPAAWAALEWVVSAATPNGAFWSLAYTQADVLPVLQTASATGPWGITFLVLGVPAVVATCLAPAITVRSRWIVGAVAGVVLAGALGYGVVRLNTTGGSSDRVKVGLVSTSRDAEAISVATTRGRALLTDYLAQIGRLADRGARVVLLSENAFEADERTLPELSGPLAALAVERRVDIVVGVRLTTGGALYNTALDFPAGGGAPVSYRKHHMVPGQEDEFTAGEGVAFMAGTDTRVGLTICKDMDFPGLMREYGDHGTRLLLAPAWDFGTDGWLHSRMALTRGVENGFAVARTARRGALVVSDLAGRVIADSTTGGRAPFTTALADVELSGSRTLYTRLGDWFAWVAIAVFAATVIGAFTGNGRSTRRH; this is encoded by the coding sequence ATGTCTGCCCTCGACAGCACCACAACCCCGCCCACCGTCGGCCCCGACACGCCGTCCCCGCTGCTCTCGCGAGGGCGCCGGATCCTGCTCGCCGCGACGACTGCGCTGCTCTCGGCGGCGCTGTTCCGCTTCGGTACCGGCTTGGAACCGCTGCCGTGGCTCACCTGGCTCGCGCCGCTGCCCGTCCTCCTGCTCGCCCCGCGTATCGGCGCCCGATGGTGCGCCACCGTCGCGTTCGCCGCGTGGCTGGGCGGCGAGACCGGCGTGTGGACGTACTACCGCGACGAGGACAAGCTGATGATGCCGCTGCCCGCGGCACTGGGGATCCTCGTGGGCACCGCCGCCATCTTCGCACTCGTGGTGCTGCTCGTCCGCCGCCTGCTGCTGCGCCGCCGCTTCGCGCTCGCCGCATCGGCCCTGCCCGCGGCCTGGGCGGCACTGGAGTGGGTCGTCTCGGCCGCCACACCCAACGGCGCCTTCTGGAGCCTTGCGTACACCCAGGCCGATGTGCTCCCCGTGTTGCAGACCGCGTCGGCCACCGGCCCCTGGGGCATCACCTTTCTGGTCCTGGGCGTGCCGGCGGTCGTCGCCACGTGCCTGGCGCCCGCGATCACGGTGCGATCCCGCTGGATCGTGGGTGCCGTCGCCGGTGTCGTGCTGGCCGGCGCGCTGGGGTACGGCGTCGTCCGGTTGAACACGACCGGTGGGTCGAGCGATCGCGTGAAGGTGGGCCTGGTGTCCACGTCCCGAGACGCCGAGGCGATATCCGTCGCCACCACCCGGGGGCGTGCGCTGTTGACCGACTACCTGGCGCAGATCGGCCGCCTGGCCGACCGGGGCGCGCGTGTGGTCCTGCTCTCCGAGAACGCCTTCGAGGCGGACGAGCGCACGCTGCCCGAACTCTCCGGCCCGCTTGCCGCGCTGGCCGTGGAGCGGCGCGTCGACATCGTCGTGGGCGTGCGGCTGACGACCGGTGGCGCACTGTACAACACCGCGCTCGACTTCCCTGCCGGTGGGGGTGCGCCGGTGAGCTACCGCAAACACCACATGGTCCCCGGACAGGAGGACGAGTTCACCGCCGGCGAGGGCGTCGCCTTCATGGCCGGGACGGACACGCGTGTGGGTCTGACCATCTGCAAGGACATGGACTTCCCCGGCCTCATGCGCGAGTACGGCGACCACGGGACCCGACTGCTGCTCGCCCCGGCATGGGACTTCGGCACCGACGGATGGCTTCACAGCCGCATGGCCCTCACCCGGGGCGTGGAGAACGGCTTCGCCGTCGCCCGCACGGCGCGTCGGGGCGCGCTCGTGGTCAGCGACCTCGCCGGCCGCGTGATCGCCGACAGCACCACCGGCGGCCGGGCCCCTTTCACCACCGCGCTGGCAGACGTCGAACTGTCCGGCTCCAGGACCCTCTACACCCGACTCGGCGACTGGTTCGCGTGGGTGGCGATAGCGGTGTTCGCCGCCACTGTGATCGGCGCGTTCACCGGCAACGGTCGGTCGACGCGCCGCCACTGA
- a CDS encoding response regulator — protein sequence MNETRATARAGSTGGAVVRVVVADDQELFRGGFSLILGAEPDIEVVGEAADGAEAVRVTEALRPDVVLMDIRMPALDGVEATSRIRATTSAKVLVLTMFDDDEYVHDALKAGASGFLLKDMDRHDLIRAVRVVAAGQSLLAPTVTRRLIDTLAGSGRPVPRLAARLGELTAREIDTLRLLAAGLTNAEIAEVLVVSEHTVKTHVSSVLTKLGLRDRAQAVVFGYESGLVVPGDG from the coding sequence ATGAACGAGACCAGGGCAACGGCCCGGGCGGGATCGACGGGCGGCGCCGTCGTGCGGGTGGTGGTCGCCGACGACCAGGAACTGTTTCGCGGCGGCTTCTCGCTGATCCTCGGCGCCGAACCGGACATCGAGGTCGTGGGGGAGGCCGCCGACGGCGCGGAGGCGGTGCGCGTGACCGAGGCCCTGCGCCCCGACGTGGTGCTGATGGACATCCGGATGCCCGCCCTCGACGGGGTCGAGGCGACATCGAGGATCCGCGCCACGACCTCGGCGAAGGTCCTCGTGCTGACCATGTTCGACGACGACGAGTACGTGCACGACGCGCTCAAGGCCGGCGCGAGCGGCTTCCTGCTCAAGGACATGGACCGCCACGACCTGATCCGCGCCGTGCGGGTGGTCGCCGCGGGGCAATCGCTGCTCGCGCCGACCGTGACCCGCAGGCTGATCGACACGCTGGCCGGCTCCGGCCGCCCCGTGCCCCGCCTCGCCGCCCGCCTCGGCGAACTCACGGCACGCGAGATCGACACCCTGCGCCTGCTCGCCGCGGGCCTGACCAACGCGGAGATCGCCGAGGTCCTGGTCGTGAGCGAACACACCGTCAAGACCCACGTGAGCAGCGTGCTGACCAAGCTCGGGTTGCGCGACCGCGCGCAGGCCGTCGTCTTCGGCTACGAATCGGGACTCGTGGTACCCGGCGACGGCTGA